A window of the Methanobrevibacter sp. genome harbors these coding sequences:
- a CDS encoding methyltransferase domain-containing protein has translation MEIPLYFYQAYRDLDRLSPGSEDTTLKAIDKIDININDELYVLDIACGVGTSTIQLAKYFENAEIEAFDLFKHYIVSLDEKIAENALEDRVFSSVGDMKDPDFANEEFDIVFCEASVEIMGFKRALDEWRRLLKPNGYMVISDVSWISRPSGESVKFWKNIYDEVDTIENKIKQIESAGYEFIDYVIVPKRDWNNYYQKLEKNLNSLSGDKSAKDFVKQLKKEMDFYRNHSDDYSYVFYVMKKC, from the coding sequence ATGGAAATTCCACTATATTTTTATCAGGCTTATAGAGATTTGGACAGATTGTCGCCGGGTAGTGAAGATACAACGTTAAAGGCAATTGATAAGATTGACATTAACATTAACGATGAGCTATATGTACTTGATATTGCATGCGGTGTTGGCACATCAACAATACAACTTGCAAAATACTTTGAAAATGCTGAAATTGAAGCGTTTGACTTGTTTAAACATTATATAGTATCATTGGATGAAAAAATAGCCGAAAATGCTCTTGAAGATAGGGTATTCAGCAGTGTTGGCGACATGAAAGATCCAGATTTTGCAAATGAGGAATTTGATATTGTTTTCTGTGAAGCGTCTGTAGAAATAATGGGCTTTAAGAGAGCTTTGGATGAATGGCGGAGGTTACTGAAGCCTAACGGGTATATGGTAATTTCTGATGTTTCATGGATTTCACGGCCTAGTGGAGAAAGTGTAAAATTCTGGAAAAATATCTATGATGAAGTTGACACTATTGAAAATAAGATTAAACAGATTGAAAGTGCAGGTTATGAGTTCATTGATTATGTAATTGTCCCGAAACGTGATTGGAACAATTATTATCAGAAATTAGAGAAAAATTTAAACTCTTTAAGCGGTGATAAATCTGCAAAGGACTTTGTAAAACAGCTGAAAAAGGAAATGGATTTCTATAGAAATCACAGTGACGATTACAGTTATGTATTTTATGTTATGAAGAAGTGTTGA
- a CDS encoding helix-turn-helix domain-containing protein — protein sequence MTYFDFELTHCPVELSLDILNRKWVLQIICDMFFGKTRFSEFKEGRPELSNKALSRSLKFMEEQDLIKKVVDDANIEYFLTEKGKSLNKIIYYLVEYTLDNNKDLYNKETAVKAKEGFKKQLLD from the coding sequence ATGACATACTTTGATTTTGAACTTACTCACTGTCCTGTGGAATTATCCCTTGATATTTTAAATAGAAAATGGGTTTTGCAAATTATTTGCGACATGTTTTTTGGAAAAACACGTTTTAGTGAGTTTAAAGAAGGAAGGCCTGAACTGTCCAACAAAGCATTATCAAGAAGTTTGAAATTCATGGAAGAACAAGACCTTATCAAAAAGGTGGTTGATGATGCAAATATTGAATATTTCCTAACAGAGAAAGGAAAATCATTAAATAAAATAATATATTATTTGGTTGAATATACTCTAGACAACAATAAAGATTTATATAATAAAGAAACTGCTGTTAAAGCTAAAGAAGGCTTTAAAAAACAGTTACTTGACTAA
- a CDS encoding aldo/keto reductase, whose translation MTLKDNLPKIALGAWAWGNDGTFGNEHKVDDLKPIYDKAMELGLNLWDTAYVYGMGTSEEVLGEFLRTSNRDDFVISTKFTPQLAEMFEANEVTSMYENSAKILGVDDIDIFWIHNPVGAPEWTKKLVETAKEHDIKMIGVSNHNLAEIKEANEILKEAGLKLGAVQNHYSLLNRSSEDSGILEYCKENDIVFFAYMVLEQGALSGKYDTAHPFPEGSDRANAYGDSLAEIEELNNALAEIADAHDAKIAQLPIAWAVAKGTLPIIGATKVHHVEDAAEAVNIELSDDEIKTMEELADKANVNVIRVWEKEMK comes from the coding sequence ATGACTTTAAAAGACAACCTTCCAAAAATTGCTCTTGGTGCATGGGCATGGGGTAATGATGGAACTTTCGGAAATGAGCATAAAGTTGACGATTTAAAACCAATTTATGATAAAGCAATGGAATTAGGTCTTAATCTATGGGATACTGCTTATGTCTATGGAATGGGAACTTCAGAAGAGGTTTTAGGAGAATTTCTAAGGACATCAAATCGTGATGATTTTGTAATTTCAACAAAATTCACACCTCAGCTGGCTGAAATGTTTGAGGCAAATGAAGTAACTTCAATGTATGAAAACAGTGCAAAAATTTTAGGTGTGGACGATATTGATATATTTTGGATTCACAATCCTGTTGGAGCACCTGAATGGACTAAAAAACTGGTGGAAACAGCTAAAGAGCATGATATTAAAATGATTGGTGTTTCAAACCATAATCTTGCAGAAATCAAGGAAGCTAATGAAATCCTAAAAGAAGCTGGATTAAAGCTTGGTGCTGTACAAAACCATTACAGTTTACTTAACAGATCATCTGAAGACTCAGGAATTCTAGAATATTGTAAAGAGAATGATATTGTTTTCTTTGCATACATGGTTCTTGAACAAGGGGCATTATCAGGTAAATATGATACTGCTCATCCATTCCCTGAAGGATCTGACAGAGCAAATGCATATGGAGACAGTTTAGCTGAAATTGAAGAGTTAAACAATGCATTGGCTGAAATCGCTGATGCTCATGATGCAAAAATAGCTCAGCTTCCAATCGCTTGGGCAGTTGCAAAAGGAACTCTTCCAATTATTGGTGCAACAAAAGTTCATCACGTAGAAGATGCTGCTGAAGCGGTAAATATTGAATTAAGTGATGATGAGATTAAAACAATGGAAGAATTGGCTGATAAAGCTAATGTAAATGTTATAAGAGTCTGGGAAAAAGAAATGAAATAA